One region of Longimicrobium sp. genomic DNA includes:
- the smc gene encoding chromosome segregation protein SMC, with amino-acid sequence MRLRRLQLHGFKSFADRTTIELRDGVTAIVGSNGCGKSNTADAVRWVLGEQRASALRGGKMEEVIFQGSVRRRPLHYAEVALVFSNEDGSVPIPQSEVEITRKVYREGGSEYSLNRAPCRLRDIHDLLRDTGLGSDAYSIIEAGMIDSILSEKAEERRAMFEEAAGIGKYKDRRRAAQRRLEGAEGDLARLNDLVAEVENKVRSLARQRRRAQRYEELQARRLDLEVALATAEVAALTAALGEGERRLAELERIVHDAAIERSTAETVLQERRIETAELGRRRAEVAGRLDAVRQRLDAREREILLADERRGHAELRIAQLVRERGELAERAAAQSAEAMRLDAERERVQARVDGTRERLEARVEENEGLRATLTGHRQASEAAAARQRDVAREIAAAEGERASAERRRQEGLERAERLSMQTEQLGSEIDRMGQQTELWSGQGDTLRDRLDAASDAATRAREEMRVLRGREAPLRDGLRAAQDRVSRLGAQVAAREALERSYEGFSPAVTALMQARERFPGVLAPLADFVRATTAEAETAAAVESFLGTLLQAVVVRDLDAARLVRRWFRDEWKGGGTLLLLPLDAPGVRDALPAAHSLGVSGTGEGHGWVEVFLEGLVYVAGEDTLEGFGGARVDSLGDTVDARGVIRLGQPLTGEGILARREALARLRDELADAEVAHDRLVRERDSLVQQLGEAEERAREAEEMRRVTEAELRRLDAEAAAHGHRRGRLELEREEVHAAIAATQRDALEATARIAALDERLSQLARAAAEAGAEALRAGAGLAELDAAWEDARDEESELRVALARAEGELRETERALAAARNGAEAALRRGGTLEAEATELRRSLEGLAGVRERAGDEVEILFRERDEQAASLANLDARLAELESEAAAAEEGVRAARRREADAGEERHRRQLERAELEGRLLRARERLEVEWGRPWDVLAAAARPVEEGDAEAWRAEVKEVAEQVSALGPINMLAVQEHEEEDRRLRFLMEQRTDLTTARDDLANAIRQINRTAREVFMTTFNTVRENFHRTFQSLFQGGECDVWLTDPEDPLESPIEIHASPRGKKTQRIHLLSGGERTLTALSLLFAIYLVKPSPFCLFDEVDAPLDETNVGRFIQLLDDFKEQTQFIVITHNPRTMESADWIYGVTMEEPGVSSVVGVELQGAWQYGERKTA; translated from the coding sequence ATGAGGCTCCGCAGGCTCCAGCTCCACGGCTTCAAGTCGTTCGCGGACCGCACCACCATCGAGCTCCGCGACGGGGTCACGGCCATCGTAGGGTCCAACGGCTGCGGCAAGTCCAACACGGCGGACGCGGTGCGCTGGGTCCTTGGCGAGCAGCGGGCCAGCGCACTCCGCGGCGGCAAGATGGAAGAGGTGATCTTTCAGGGCAGCGTCCGCAGGCGTCCCCTCCACTACGCCGAAGTCGCCCTCGTCTTCTCCAACGAAGACGGCTCCGTTCCCATCCCCCAGTCCGAAGTCGAGATCACCCGCAAGGTGTACCGCGAGGGCGGCAGCGAGTACTCGCTCAACCGCGCGCCGTGCCGCCTGCGCGACATCCACGACCTCCTGCGCGACACGGGGCTCGGGTCCGACGCCTATTCGATCATCGAGGCGGGGATGATCGACTCGATCCTGAGCGAAAAGGCGGAGGAGCGCCGCGCGATGTTCGAAGAGGCGGCGGGGATCGGCAAGTACAAGGACCGCCGCCGCGCCGCCCAGCGCCGCCTGGAGGGCGCCGAAGGGGACCTCGCGCGGCTCAACGACCTGGTGGCGGAGGTGGAGAACAAGGTGCGCTCGCTCGCCCGGCAGCGGCGGCGCGCGCAGCGCTACGAGGAGCTCCAGGCGCGGCGTCTGGACCTGGAGGTGGCGCTTGCGACTGCCGAGGTGGCCGCGCTCACCGCCGCGCTGGGCGAGGGCGAGCGGCGGCTGGCGGAGCTGGAGCGCATCGTTCACGACGCCGCCATCGAGCGCTCCACCGCGGAAACGGTCTTACAGGAGCGGCGGATCGAGACGGCGGAGCTGGGCCGGCGCCGCGCCGAGGTGGCGGGGCGCCTGGATGCCGTGCGGCAGCGGCTGGACGCCCGCGAGCGCGAGATCCTGCTGGCCGACGAGCGCCGCGGTCACGCCGAGCTCCGCATCGCGCAGCTCGTGAGGGAGCGCGGCGAGCTGGCCGAGCGCGCCGCCGCCCAGTCCGCCGAGGCCATGCGCCTGGACGCGGAGCGCGAGCGCGTGCAGGCGCGCGTCGATGGCACCCGCGAGCGGCTGGAGGCGCGCGTGGAGGAGAACGAGGGGCTGCGCGCCACCCTCACCGGCCACCGCCAGGCCAGCGAGGCCGCTGCCGCTCGCCAGCGCGACGTCGCCCGCGAGATCGCCGCCGCGGAGGGGGAGCGCGCTTCGGCCGAGCGGCGCAGGCAGGAGGGGCTGGAGCGCGCCGAGCGGCTGAGCATGCAGACGGAGCAGCTCGGCTCGGAGATCGACCGCATGGGCCAGCAGACGGAGCTGTGGAGCGGCCAGGGCGACACCCTCCGCGACCGCCTGGACGCCGCCTCCGACGCCGCCACGCGGGCGCGCGAGGAGATGCGCGTCCTGCGCGGGCGCGAGGCGCCGCTGCGCGACGGACTGCGCGCGGCGCAGGACCGCGTGTCGCGCCTGGGCGCGCAGGTGGCCGCGCGCGAGGCGCTGGAGCGCTCGTACGAGGGCTTCTCGCCCGCGGTTACGGCGCTGATGCAGGCCCGCGAGCGCTTCCCCGGCGTCCTCGCCCCCCTCGCCGATTTCGTGCGCGCCACCACCGCCGAGGCCGAGACCGCCGCCGCCGTGGAGTCGTTCCTGGGGACGCTCCTGCAAGCCGTCGTCGTGCGCGACCTGGACGCCGCCCGCCTGGTGCGCCGCTGGTTCCGCGACGAGTGGAAGGGCGGCGGAACGCTCCTCCTCCTCCCGCTCGACGCACCCGGCGTCCGCGACGCGCTTCCGGCCGCGCACTCGCTGGGCGTTAGCGGCACGGGCGAGGGGCACGGTTGGGTGGAGGTCTTCCTGGAGGGCCTGGTGTACGTGGCCGGGGAGGACACGCTGGAAGGCTTCGGCGGCGCGCGGGTGGACTCGCTGGGCGACACGGTGGATGCGCGCGGCGTCATCCGCCTCGGCCAGCCGCTCACCGGCGAGGGGATCCTGGCCCGGCGCGAGGCGCTCGCCCGCCTGCGCGACGAGCTGGCCGACGCGGAGGTCGCGCACGACCGCCTGGTCCGCGAGCGCGACTCCCTCGTCCAGCAGCTGGGCGAGGCGGAGGAGCGCGCACGCGAGGCGGAGGAGATGCGCCGCGTCACCGAGGCCGAGCTGCGCCGCCTGGACGCCGAGGCCGCCGCGCACGGCCACCGCCGCGGCCGGCTGGAGCTGGAGCGCGAGGAGGTGCACGCCGCAATCGCCGCCACGCAGCGCGACGCCCTTGAGGCCACCGCCCGCATCGCCGCGCTTGACGAGCGGCTCAGCCAGCTCGCCCGCGCCGCCGCCGAGGCGGGCGCCGAGGCCCTGCGCGCCGGCGCCGGCCTGGCCGAGCTGGACGCGGCGTGGGAGGATGCGCGCGACGAGGAATCCGAGCTGCGCGTCGCGCTTGCGCGTGCCGAGGGCGAGCTGCGCGAGACGGAGCGCGCGCTGGCCGCCGCCCGCAACGGCGCCGAGGCTGCCCTGCGCCGCGGCGGCACCCTGGAAGCCGAGGCCACCGAGCTGCGGCGCTCGCTGGAGGGTCTTGCGGGGGTGCGCGAACGCGCGGGCGACGAGGTGGAGATCCTCTTCCGCGAGCGCGACGAGCAGGCCGCCTCCCTCGCCAATCTGGATGCGCGCCTGGCCGAGCTGGAGTCCGAAGCCGCCGCGGCCGAGGAAGGGGTCCGCGCCGCCCGCCGCCGCGAGGCCGACGCCGGAGAGGAGCGCCACCGCCGGCAGCTGGAGCGCGCCGAGCTGGAGGGCCGCCTCCTGCGCGCCCGAGAGCGGCTGGAGGTGGAGTGGGGGCGACCGTGGGACGTCCTCGCCGCCGCCGCGCGTCCGGTGGAGGAGGGCGACGCGGAGGCATGGCGGGCGGAGGTGAAGGAGGTGGCGGAGCAGGTGAGCGCGCTGGGTCCCATCAACATGCTCGCGGTGCAGGAGCACGAGGAGGAGGACCGCCGCCTCCGCTTCCTCATGGAGCAGCGCACCGACCTCACCACCGCGCGCGACGACCTGGCCAACGCCATCCGCCAGATCAACCGTACGGCGCGCGAAGTGTTCATGACGACCTTCAACACCGTACGCGAGAACTTCCACCGCACCTTCCAGTCGCTCTTCCAGGGCGGCGAGTGCGACGTGTGGCTCACCGATCCCGAGGACCCGCTGGAGTCGCCGATCGAGATCCACGCCTCGCCGCGCGGCAAGAAGACGCAGCGCATCCACCTCCTCTCCGGCGGCGAGCGCACGCTCACGGCGCTCTCGCTCCTCTTCGCCATCTACCTGGTGAAGCCGTCCCCCTTCTGCCTCTTCGACGAGGTGGACGCGCCGCTGGACGAGACCAACGTGGGCCGCTTCATCCAGCTCCTGGACGACTTCAAGGAGCAGACGCAGTTCATCGTCATCACCCACAACCCGCGCACCATGGAGTCCGCCGACTGGATCTACGGCGTGACGATGGAGGAGCCGGGGGTGTCGTCGGTGGTGGGGGTGGAGCTGCAGGGGGCGTGGCAGTACGGGGAGCGGAAGACGGCATGA